A window of Rhinolophus ferrumequinum isolate MPI-CBG mRhiFer1 chromosome X, mRhiFer1_v1.p, whole genome shotgun sequence contains these coding sequences:
- the BEX4 gene encoding protein BEX4, with protein MVSKEKQTVKTLNMENVQQENEGGEQAPMQKGEEPRHLGGAEVQKPGGNVRLGWVRRLVPNFRWAIPNRHVDHNEVGDDVEKIIVQRMKIKRRTREQQMRHHMRFQTPEPDNHYDFCLIP; from the coding sequence ATGGTGTCCAAAgagaaacaaacagtaaaaaCTCTCAACATGGAAAATGTCCAACAGGAGAATGAAGGAGGGGAACAGGCCCCAATGCAGAAGGGAGAGGAACCACGCCATTTGGGAGGAGCCGAAGTCCAGAAGCCTGGAGGAAATGTTAGGCTGGGGTGGGTTAGGAGACTTGTCCCTAACTTTCGATGGGCCATACCTAACAGGCATGTTGATCACAATGAAGTGGGAGATGATGTAGAAAAGATCATAGTGCAGCGAATGAAAATCAAGAGAAGGACTAGGGAGCAGCAAATGAGACATCATATGCGCTTCCAAACTCCTGAACCTGATAATCATTATGACTTTTGCCTTATACCTTGA